A stretch of the Strigops habroptila isolate Jane chromosome 15, bStrHab1.2.pri, whole genome shotgun sequence genome encodes the following:
- the NPDC1 gene encoding neural proliferation differentiation and control protein 1 isoform X2 yields MVSARGAARRGALLLLLLAALGACGPRLARAAACPRSLDCALQRREFCPPGSGACGPCLASFQEDEHGRCVQKQLPTSGRTSLSSLEKEIDFLADVLARQEAPRSHLLRDGKLRSTPVPASSRQRVASGLRLGLLQRGPTGSEAATTLPTSTTATIQKYPVEASPIPSSDDVVLGLIVVCTLAGFSALVVAGVCWCRLQKEVKLAQKVDYSAQRAASPLPYDKISPGDKTLAQSAQMYHYQHQKQQMLSMEKHKEEPKLPDSASSDEENEDGDFTVYECPGLAPTGEMEVRNPLFDDSSLHPSNPKSHQ; encoded by the exons ATGGTGTCTGCCCGGGGCGCTGCCCGCCGCGgagcgctgctgctgctgctgctggccgcGCTCGGGGCCTGCGGCCCGCGCCTCGCCCGTGCCG cagcgtGTCCCCGGAGCCTGGACTGTGCTCTGCAGCGCCGGGAGTTCTGCCCGCCGGGCTCGGGAGCCTGTGGCCCCTGCCTGGCCTCCTTCCAGGAGGATGAGCACGGGCGATGTGTCCAGAAGCAGCTCCCCACCAGTG GGCGGACGTCCCTTTCCAGCTTGGAGAAGGAAATCGATTTCCTGGCAGACGTGCTGGCCAGGCAGGAGGCTCCTCGCTCCCACTTGCTGAGGGATGGCAAGCTCAGGT ccaccccggtccctgccagcagcagacaGCGTGTGGCCAGTGGGCTGAgactggggctgctgcagcggGGTCCCACTGGCAGCGAGGCAGCCACCACCCTCCCCACCTCCACCACCGCCACCATCCAGAAGTACCCTGTGGAGGCGTCCCCCATCCCTTCCAGTGACGACGTGGTACTCG GGCTGATCGTGGTGTGCACACTGGCCGGGTTCTCGGCGCTGGTTGTGGCTGGGGTGTGCTGGTGCAG GCTACAGAAGGAGGTCAAGCTGGCACAGAAAGTGGACTACTCGGCACAGCGAGCGGCCAGCCCCCTGCCCTATGACAAGATCTCG CCCGGGGACAAGACGCTGGCTCAGAGCGCCCAGATGTACCACTACCAGcaccaaaagcagcagatgCTCTCCATGGAGAA GCATAAAGAGGAGCCCAAGCTGCCAGACTCAGCATCATCCGACGAGGAGAATGAGGATGGAGACTTCACTGTGTATGAGTGCCCTGGGCTGGCCCCG ACCGGAGAAATGGAAGTGAGGAACCCGCTGTTTGACGACTCCTCCTTACACCCCTCCAACCCTAAGTCGCACCAGTAA
- the NPDC1 gene encoding neural proliferation differentiation and control protein 1 isoform X1, with protein MVSARGAARRGALLLLLLAALGACGPRLARAAAACPRSLDCALQRREFCPPGSGACGPCLASFQEDEHGRCVQKQLPTSGRTSLSSLEKEIDFLADVLARQEAPRSHLLRDGKLRSTPVPASSRQRVASGLRLGLLQRGPTGSEAATTLPTSTTATIQKYPVEASPIPSSDDVVLGLIVVCTLAGFSALVVAGVCWCRLQKEVKLAQKVDYSAQRAASPLPYDKISPGDKTLAQSAQMYHYQHQKQQMLSMEKHKEEPKLPDSASSDEENEDGDFTVYECPGLAPTGEMEVRNPLFDDSSLHPSNPKSHQ; from the exons ATGGTGTCTGCCCGGGGCGCTGCCCGCCGCGgagcgctgctgctgctgctgctggccgcGCTCGGGGCCTGCGGCCCGCGCCTCGCCCGTGCCG cagcagcgtGTCCCCGGAGCCTGGACTGTGCTCTGCAGCGCCGGGAGTTCTGCCCGCCGGGCTCGGGAGCCTGTGGCCCCTGCCTGGCCTCCTTCCAGGAGGATGAGCACGGGCGATGTGTCCAGAAGCAGCTCCCCACCAGTG GGCGGACGTCCCTTTCCAGCTTGGAGAAGGAAATCGATTTCCTGGCAGACGTGCTGGCCAGGCAGGAGGCTCCTCGCTCCCACTTGCTGAGGGATGGCAAGCTCAGGT ccaccccggtccctgccagcagcagacaGCGTGTGGCCAGTGGGCTGAgactggggctgctgcagcggGGTCCCACTGGCAGCGAGGCAGCCACCACCCTCCCCACCTCCACCACCGCCACCATCCAGAAGTACCCTGTGGAGGCGTCCCCCATCCCTTCCAGTGACGACGTGGTACTCG GGCTGATCGTGGTGTGCACACTGGCCGGGTTCTCGGCGCTGGTTGTGGCTGGGGTGTGCTGGTGCAG GCTACAGAAGGAGGTCAAGCTGGCACAGAAAGTGGACTACTCGGCACAGCGAGCGGCCAGCCCCCTGCCCTATGACAAGATCTCG CCCGGGGACAAGACGCTGGCTCAGAGCGCCCAGATGTACCACTACCAGcaccaaaagcagcagatgCTCTCCATGGAGAA GCATAAAGAGGAGCCCAAGCTGCCAGACTCAGCATCATCCGACGAGGAGAATGAGGATGGAGACTTCACTGTGTATGAGTGCCCTGGGCTGGCCCCG ACCGGAGAAATGGAAGTGAGGAACCCGCTGTTTGACGACTCCTCCTTACACCCCTCCAACCCTAAGTCGCACCAGTAA